The Dioscorea cayenensis subsp. rotundata cultivar TDr96_F1 chromosome 19, TDr96_F1_v2_PseudoChromosome.rev07_lg8_w22 25.fasta, whole genome shotgun sequence genome includes a window with the following:
- the LOC120250584 gene encoding uncharacterized protein LOC120250584: MQAVKVSCLAQTFALAKISNSRERKPRSRKTREERKVMVESFVKKYQNSNNGSFPSLNLTHKEVGGSFYTIREIVRELIQENRVLGPGSPTSKVLKLESGSEDDEVEPFLMDLPSDMCTSTIGHAIKQKQKQLLEEHHARTEISEPQETFSSHNEISFSEDRSNDTSNYVEENSFTDTHLNAIVADDIADPVEPSVETADILKNSENIEAEHPASPSVSAMSSLGAFLVNGNDGTSNLAKPPDTSLENDVPMIMGKDSLPENKIPEDSLPESKLATSSSIGSISNKISNKLLDPSVSIAVEVFPIPSSAKANNLNRRFIEMECAKEEEVPLPDVKDPVINGSGSTENQPINKEEPAIQMSPESGVFEPSASRTTKIEPKSLVTDNPSFSDEPISPQVNDAPQVQGSDISYSSRKSTEKDIRDSKPSEINPLWSAITAFVTAVFKFLS, translated from the exons ATGCAGGCCGTAAAAGTTAGCTGTTTGGCGCAAACATTTGCTCTGGCTAAAATTAGCAATTCGCGTGAAAGGAAGCCTCGCAGTCGGAAAACGAGGGAGGAGAGGAAAGTGATGGTTGAGTCATTCGTAAAGAA GTATCAGAATTCTAACAATGGGAGTTTTCCTTCGCTTAACCTTACACATAAGGAAGTTGGTGGATCTTTCTATACCATACGTGAGATAGTAAGAGAACTTATTCAGGAAAATCGAGTGCTGGGTCCTGGTAGTCCAACTTCAAAAGTGCTGAAGCTTGAATCTGGCTCTGAAGATGATGAAGTTGAACCTTTCTTGATGGATCTTCCAAGTGATATGTGCACATCAACTATTGGGCATGCTATTaagcaaaagcaaaagcaaCTGCTTGAGGAACATCATGCAAGGACAGAAATATCTGAGCCCCAGGAAACATTCTCATCACACaatgaaatttctttttctgaaGACAGGAGCAATGATACTTCTAATTATGTGGAGGAGAACTCATTCACTGATACACATCTAAATGCCATTGTGGCAGATGATATAGCAGATCCAGTGGAGCCATCAGTGGAAACCGCAGATATTTTGAAGAACTCTGAAAATATTGAAGCCGAGCACCCTGCTTCTCCATCTGTATCTGCAATGTCTTCCTTAGGTGCATTTCTAGTGAATGGCAATGATGGAACCAGCAACTTGGCTAAGCCACCAGATACTTCTCTGGAGAATGATGTTCCTATGATCATGGGGAAAGATAGTCTCCCTGAAAACAAGATCCCAGAAGATAGTCTCCCTGAAAGCAAGCTAGCCACCAGCTCATCAATTGGCAGTATCtcaaataaaatctcaaataaaCTTTTAGACCCTTCAGTTTCTATTGCTGTGGAAGTTTTTCCGATACCATCTTCTGCTAAGGCCAACAATCTCAACAGAAGGTTTATAGAGATGGAGTGTGCAAAGGAGGAAGAAGTCCCTTTGCCAGATGTCAAAGATCCTGTAATAAATGGATCAGGATCAACAGAAAATCAACCTATTAATAAAGAAGAACCAGCAATCCAAATGTCTCCAGAATCTGGAGTATTTGAGCCTTCAGCCTCAAGAACCACAAAGATTGAG CCAAAGTCCCTGGTCACTGATAATCCTAGTTTTTCTGATGAGCCCATATCTCCCCAGGTTAATGATGCACCACAAGTTCAAGGCAGTGATATTAGCTATTCTAGCAG AAAATCAACAGAGAAGGACATCAGAGATTCAAAACCTTCAGAAATCAACCCATTGTGGTCTGCAATTACGGCATTTGTGACCGCTGTTTTCAAGTTCTTGTCATGA
- the LOC120283428 gene encoding kinesin-like protein KIN-14J isoform X1: protein MGEEQASAMEAPNSLSPASQKGFCGPVQENEDHQPLESDQLDRGVMISLFDGTVEQNGEALEKETNQLNIQEPKPNIYQDKEEIGDTTDNTIDTFMDDCTIPSPALKDNGMSSFFGPDLSTALQLLGTKYNSLMKRYQEGSSRLQALEAECVTLSNKCLNECQPRYENLKEKYTLECAERKCLYNELIELKGNIRVFCRCRPLNPEEASKGYSSVLELDPSQDMELQIVCTDSSRKKFRFDHVFGPLDNQEAVFAETLPVVRSALDGYNVCIFAYGQTGTGKTYTMEGTSEDRGVNYRALGELFQSSMERCSTMKYEFSISMLEVYNEKIRDLLAENSDQHAKKLEIKQTADGTQDVPGLVEAPVNSVDEVWSMLKTGGRNRSVGSTNANELSSRSHCLVRVIIKSENMLNGHQCRSNMWLVDLAGSERVGKIEVEGERLKESQFINKSLSALGDVISALASRNPHIPYRNSKLTHLLQSSLGGDCKTLMFVQISPSTADLGETLCSLNFASRVRGIEHGPVKKQSDPNESFKIKQLTEKLRQEEKETAKLNESLQLMHLKYASRENVFKTLQEKIRDAEQACKTYQQKVNDLENQLAEQKSTRHSVESREPTKYHKPPLPPIKQRLPLGKITNRMPPAGPRKVSITPMPPLADKENNILTMKKATYTSPNNQSSRARRISLTPVVRPLPVQRKRRASIAVLPNDSLAAVPERHQLNSTNKNHQRYQPKAPQRRNSMATFVPFTPLSKISTVIATPDGKGKFSNNVSNSSKYTSSPPSVQAIWRSKIPSVGSPRQRLRLLSSPCNSSAMNSQMMNKLCFSVQKRVIVGSPSHRQSTSTLPGLSMLNQALREKEIVGKLGTAQRVLCRKRRQSVI from the exons ATGGGAGAGGAGCAAGCGTCGGCTATGGAAGCGCCCAATTCGCTCTCTCCGGCTTCTCAGAAAGGGTTTTGCGGACCAGTTCAAGAAAACGAAG ATCATCAGCCCCTGGAATCTGACCAGTTGGATCGTGGCGTGATGATTTCACTTTTTG ATGGGACTGTGGAACAAAATGGCGAAGCTTTGGAAAAAGAAACCAATCAACTGAACa TTCAGGAACCAAAGCCTAATATTTATCAGGATAAAGAGGAAATTGGCGACACAACAGATAACACTATTGAT ACTTTCATGGATGATTGCACCATTCCTTCTCCTGCACTCAAGGACAATGGAATGTCATCCTTTTTTGGCCCTGATTTATCTACTGCTCTTCAACTTCTTG GAACCAAGTACAATTCTCTAATGAAGAGATACCAAGAAGGATCCTCTAGACTTCAAGCACTGGAGGCAGAGTGTGTGACCCTGTCAAATAAGTGCCTTAACGAGTGCCAGCCTAGATATGAAAACTTGAAAGAGAAGTATACTCTTGAATGCGCCGAGAGAAAATGTCTGTACAATGAATTGATTGAGCTAAAGGGCAATATAAGGGTCTTTTGCAGATGCCGGCCATTGAACCCAGAAGAGGCCTCTAAGGGTTATTCTTCTGTATTAGAGCTTGATCCATCCCAAGATATGGAATTGCAGATTGTATGCACTGATTCATCCCGGAAGAAGTTCAGATTTGATCATGTTTTTGGTCCTCTAGATAATCAAG AAGCCGTTTTTGCAGAGACATTGCCAGTTGTGAGATCAGCCTTGGATGGGTACAATGTCTGCATATTTGCATATGGGCAGACAGGTACAGGAAAGACATACACAATGGAAGGAACATCGGAAGACAGAGGTGTGAACTATAGGGCCTTGGGGGAACTGTTTCAGAGTTCTATGGAGAGATGTTCCACAATGAAATATGAATTCTCCATCAGCATGCTTGAGGTCTACAATGAGAAAATTAGAGATCTTTTGGCAGAAAACTCGGATCAACATGCCAAAAA GTTGGAGATAAAGCAAACAGCAGATGGGACTCAGGATGTTCCTGGGCTTGTTGAAGCTCCAGTCAACAGTGTAGATGAGGTGTGGAGTATGCTTAAAACTGGGGGAAGGAACAGATCCGTTGGATCAACCAACGCCAATGAACTTAGCAGCCGTTCTCACTG CTTGGTTCGTGTAATTATTAAGAGTGAGAACATGCTGAACGGACATCAATGCAGAAGCAACATGTGGCTTGTGGATTTAGCTGGAAGTGAGCGTGTAGGAAAGATTGAGGTTGAGGGTGAGAGACTGAAGGAATCACAGTTCATTAATAAGTCCCTCTCGGCATTAGGTGATGTTATTTCTGCTCTGGCATCAAGGAATCCGCACATACCATACAG GAATTCAAAACTTACTCATTTACTTCAGAGCTCTTTAG GAGGGGACTGCAAAACTTTAATGTTTGTGCAGATAAGCCCAAGTACAGCTGACTTGGGAGAAACTCTCTGCTCACTTAACTTTGCAAGTCGAGTGCGAGGAATTGAGCATGGCCCTGTCAAGAAACAATCAGATCCAAATGAAAGTTTCAAGATTAAACAACTG ACAGAGAAGCTTAGGCAAGAGGAGAAGGAAACAGCAAAATTGAATGAAAGCCTGCAGCTAATGCATCTCAAGTATGCATCACGTGAGAATGTGTTTAAAACATTGCAGGAAAAg ATCAGAGATGCAGAGCAAGCATGCAAAACCTATCAGCAGAAG GTGAATGATCTGGAGAACCAACTAGCCGAGCAAAAGAGCACAAGGCATTCAGTGGAATCAAGAGAACCCACAAAGTACCACAAGCCGCCACTTCCTCCTATCAAGCAGAGGTTACCTCTGGGCAAAATCACAAATCGCATGCCACCTGCTGGACCTCGCAAAGTCAGCATCACACCTATGCCTCCCTTAGCTGATAAAGAGAACAACATTCTGACTATGAAGAAAGCAACATACACAAGTCCAAATAATCAATCTTCAAGAGCAAGAAGAATCTCATTGACTCCTGTTGTCCGGCCATTGCCAGTGCAGCGCAAAAGGAGAGCCTCCATTGCTGTCCTGCCCAATGATTCACTAGCAGCAGTGCCTGAAAGGCACCAGCTgaattcaactaataaaaacCATCAACGATATCAACCCAAAGCACCACAAAGAAGGAACTCAATGGCTACATTTGTTCCATTTACTCCTTTATCTAAAATCTCTACAGTTATTGCTACTCCAGATGGGAAAGGAAAATTCAGCAACAATGTAAGCAACAGCAGCAAGTACACAAGCTCACCTCCTTCTGTGCAGGCAATTTGGAGATCAAAGATCCCAAGTGTTGGTTCTCCGCGACAAAGGCTTCGGCTTCTTTCAAGCCCATGCAACTCAAGTGCCATGAATTCACAGATGATGAACAAGTTATGTTTCAGTGTTCAGAAAAGAGTCATTGTGGGCTCGCCTAGTCATCGTCAGAGCACTTCAACGCTGCCAGGATTATCCATGCTTAATCAGGCTCTAAGGGAGAAGGAAATAGTTGGCAAATTGGGCACTGCACAGCGAGTTTTATGCAGGAAAAGGAGGCAGTCAGTCATATAG
- the LOC120283428 gene encoding kinesin-like protein KIN-14J isoform X2, whose product MGEEQASAMEAPNSLSPASQKGFCGPVQENEDHQPLESDQLDRGVMISLFDGTVEQNGEALEKETNQLNIQEPKPNIYQDKEEIGDTTDNTIDTFMDDCTIPSPALKDNGMSSFFGPDLSTALQLLGTKYNSLMKRYQEGSSRLQALEAECVTLSNKCLNECQPRYENLKEKYTLECAERKCLYNELIELKGNIRVFCRCRPLNPEEASKGYSSVLELDPSQDMELQIVCTDSSRKKFRFDHVFGPLDNQEAVFAETLPVVRSALDGYNVCIFAYGQTGTGKTYTMEGTSEDRGVNYRALGELFQSSMERCSTMKYEFSISMLEVYNEKIRDLLAENSDQHAKKLEIKQTADGTQDVPGLVEAPVNSVDEVWSMLKTGGRNRSVGSTNANELSSRSHCLVRVIIKSENMLNGHQCRSNMWLVDLAGSERVGKIEVEGERLKESQFINKSLSALGDVISALASRNPHIPYRNSKLTHLLQSSLGGDCKTLMFVQISPSTADLGETLCSLNFASRVRGIEHGPVKKQSDPNESFKIKQLTEKLRQEEKETAKLNESLQLMHLKYASRENVFKTLQEKIRDAEQACKTYQQKVNDLENQLAEQKSTRHSVESREPTKYHKPPLPPIKQRLPLGKITNRMPPAGPRKVSITPMPPLADKENNILTMKKATYTSPNNQSSRARRISLTPVVRPLPVQRKRRASIAVLPNDSLAAVPERHQLNSTNKNHQRYQPKAPQRRNSMATFVPFTPLSKISTVIATPDGKGKFSNNVSNSSKYTSSPPSVQAIWRSKIPSVGSPRQRLRLLSSPCNSSAMNSQMMNKLCFSVQKRVIVGSPSHRQSTSTLPGLSMLNQALREKEIVGKLGTAQRVLCRKRRQSVI is encoded by the exons ATGGGAGAGGAGCAAGCGTCGGCTATGGAAGCGCCCAATTCGCTCTCTCCGGCTTCTCAGAAAGGGTTTTGCGGACCAGTTCAAGAAAACGAAG ATCATCAGCCCCTGGAATCTGACCAGTTGGATCGTGGCGTGATGATTTCACTTTTTG ATGGGACTGTGGAACAAAATGGCGAAGCTTTGGAAAAAGAAACCAATCAACTGAACa TTCAGGAACCAAAGCCTAATATTTATCAGGATAAAGAGGAAATTGGCGACACAACAGATAACACTATTGAT ACTTTCATGGATGATTGCACCATTCCTTCTCCTGCACTCAAGGACAATGGAATGTCATCCTTTTTTGGCCCTGATTTATCTACTGCTCTTCAACTTCTTG GAACCAAGTACAATTCTCTAATGAAGAGATACCAAGAAGGATCCTCTAGACTTCAAGCACTGGAGGCAGAGTGTGTGACCCTGTCAAATAAGTGCCTTAACGAGTGCCAGCCTAGATATGAAAACTTGAAAGAGAAGTATACTCTTGAATGCGCCGAGAGAAAATGTCTGTACAATGAATTGATTGAGCTAAAGGGCAATATAAGGGTCTTTTGCAGATGCCGGCCATTGAACCCAGAAGAGGCCTCTAAGGGTTATTCTTCTGTATTAGAGCTTGATCCATCCCAAGATATGGAATTGCAGATTGTATGCACTGATTCATCCCGGAAGAAGTTCAGATTTGATCATGTTTTTGGTCCTCTAGATAATCAAG AAGCCGTTTTTGCAGAGACATTGCCAGTTGTGAGATCAGCCTTGGATGGGTACAATGTCTGCATATTTGCATATGGGCAGACAGGTACAGGAAAGACATACACAATGGAAGGAACATCGGAAGACAGAGGTGTGAACTATAGGGCCTTGGGGGAACTGTTTCAGAGTTCTATGGAGAGATGTTCCACAATGAAATATGAATTCTCCATCAGCATGCTTGAGGTCTACAATGAGAAAATTAGAGATCTTTTGGCAGAAAACTCGGATCAACATGCCAAAAA GTTGGAGATAAAGCAAACAGCAGATGGGACTCAGGATGTTCCTGGGCTTGTTGAAGCTCCAGTCAACAGTGTAGATGAGGTGTGGAGTATGCTTAAAACTGGGGGAAGGAACAGATCCGTTGGATCAACCAACGCCAATGAACTTAGCAGCCGTTCTCACTG CTTGGTTCGTGTAATTATTAAGAGTGAGAACATGCTGAACGGACATCAATGCAGAAGCAACATGTGGCTTGTGGATTTAGCTGGAAGTGAGCGTGTAGGAAAGATTGAGGTTGAGGGTGAGAGACTGAAGGAATCACAGTTCATTAATAAGTCCCTCTCGGCATTAGGTGATGTTATTTCTGCTCTGGCATCAAGGAATCCGCACATACCATACAG GAATTCAAAACTTACTCATTTACTTCAGAGCTCTTTAG GAGGGGACTGCAAAACTTTAATGTTTGTGCAGATAAGCCCAAGTACAGCTGACTTGGGAGAAACTCTCTGCTCACTTAACTTTGCAAGTCGAGTGCGAGGAATTGAGCATGGCCCTGTCAAGAAACAATCAGATCCAAATGAAAGTTTCAAGATTAAACAACTG ACAGAGAAGCTTAGGCAAGAGGAGAAGGAAACAGCAAAATTGAATGAAAGCCTGCAGCTAATGCATCTCAAGTATGCATCACGTGAGAATGTGTTTAAAACATTGCAGGAAAAg ATCAGAGATGCAGAGCAAGCATGCAAAACCTATCAGCAGAAG GTGAATGATCTGGAGAACCAACTAGCCGAGCAAAAGAGCACAAGGCATTCAGTGGAATCAAGAGAACCCACAAAGTACCACAAGCCGCCACTTCCTCCTATCAAGCAGAGGTTACCTCTGGGCAAAATCACAAATCGCATGCCACCTGCTGGACCTCGCAAAGTCAGCATCACACCTATGCCTCCCTTAGCTGATAAAGAGAACAACATTCTGACTATGAAGAAAGCAACATACACAAGTCCAAATAATCAATCTTCAAGAGCAAGAAGAATCTCATTGACTCCTGTTGTCCGGCCATTGCCAGTGCAGCGCAAAAGGAGAGCCTCCATTGCTGTCCTGCCCAATGATTCACTAGCAGCAGTGCCTGAAAGGCACCAGCTgaattcaactaataaaaacCATCAACGATATCAACCCAAAGCACCACAAAGAAGGAACTCAATGGCTACATTTGTTCCATTTACTCCTTTATCTAAAATCTCTACAGTTATTGCTACTCCAGATGGGAAAGGAAAATTCAGCAACAATGTAAGCAACAGCAGCAAGTACACAAGCTCACCTCCTTCTGTGCAGGCAATTTGGAGATCAAAGATCCCAAGTGTTGGTTCTCCGCGACAAAGGCTTCGGCTTCTTTCAAGCCCATGCAACTCAAGTGCCATGAATTCACAGATGATGAACAAGTTATGTTTCAGTGTTCAGAAAAGAGTCATTGTGGGCTCGCCTAGTCATCGTCAGAGCACTTCAACGCTGCCAGGATTATCCATGCTTAATCAGGCTCTAAGGGAGAAGGAAATAGTTGGCAAATTGGGCACTGCACAGCGAGTTTTATGCAGGAAAAGGAGGCAGTCAGTCATATA A